DNA from Osmerus mordax isolate fOsmMor3 chromosome 2, fOsmMor3.pri, whole genome shotgun sequence:
gtagacacacacacacacacacatagacacacacacacatggaaacacaccTGCTTCATAAGGTTGGAGGAGGCTGTTTGGTCCAGGATGGGCAGTAGGCCGGTACTGTCTGCAGCCTGCTGGTAGTCCAGGCTGTACTCCATGAACACGGCTATGGGAGTGATCTTATCCCTGAACTCAGAGTCATCCTGCAGGGCAAAAAGGCCAGGCTCAGACTTAGTCTCTCCCTATGCTTCAGCAGTGAGGAAACGAAAAGGTAAGATGTgctgggtgaggtgaggtgtgcgAGGTTTGGTTGatgaggtgaggtgtggtgggtgaggtgtggtggGTGAGGTGTGCTGGGTGAGGTGTgctgggtgaggtgaggtgtgctGGGTGAGGTGTGCTGGATGAGGTGAGGTGTgctgggtgaggtgaggtgtgctgggtgaggtgtggtgggtgaggtgaggtgtggtgggtgaggtgtggtgtggtgggtgaggtgaggtgtgctGGGTGAGGTGACGTGTGCTGGGTGAGGTGAGGTCTGCGAGGTGAGGTGGGTGAGGTCTGCTGGGTGAGCATTCCTATATGAGGCTTTGACTACGGAGAGGCCTCCATAGCTCTCCACTCACCCTGAGAAAGGCCTCCTGCTCGCCACAGGTCAGTCCCTTCTTATTGGCTATCGTCATGTTGGTGCTGAACTGGGAGGTCCTGCTCTGGAGGAAGAGCACGCGCTTGATCGCCCCCTtgtgtttatttctgtctaGCACAAGATCCACCTGGAACtctggggtcagagagagagacatatagacGGAGAgacaaatgaagagatagagggagagagagaaaacaagagagaaagagagtgagcgagcgagaccGCAAGTTTGCCTTATTATAATTGTATGTTTGTGATTGATAATAATTCAGTTCTATGATGTGTTTATAATTGCATGTGCTTTGGCAACAGTGCCTTAACCTAAACACTCATGCCCATAAAGCATCTTGAATTGAAGtgaattgagagaaagagagagagagagcgtgagagagagagagacagagagagagcgagagagagagcgagagagagagagagagacatgcagcagGGGGTTGGGGTTCAGGGGAGCAGAGGCTGTAAAGTTCAAAGGCCTGGGAGGAACCGAGGTAATGATCGAGgcacagtgtctgtgctgccaCAACAGCACAACCACGTCTGGtaaccattacacacacacacacacacgcagagatcaAACGAAAACAGAGAAGCCGGATAcacccctgagtgtgtgtgtgtgtgcgtgtcacagACAGGATGCCCCCTAATAAGTGTCCCTTACCCTCCACAGAAAACCCACAACATCACTTTACCCAGAGTGACCATGCTAGAgctaggcatgtgtgtgtgtgtgctcagaatGTGAAACttactgagggaggctggggctccTTTCCCGTTGGCTTCCAGACAGTACTTGACTTTAAAActgaacgcaaacacacacaagacaaagaGCAGACTCTCAGTGAACCGTCTGAACATGTTGTATTACTCGTTTCATGCTGTGCGTGTTTggacatgtgcatgtgtgtgtgtgtgtgcgtgcgtgagtgtgtgtgtagtgtgtattacCAGGACACAGGGGTCTTGGTATCAGGCAGAATGCAGCTGCGATCCTCCGGGTTGAGGACCAGAGGGCTGATATCCAGGGTAGCGTTGACACTGATGACGGGCCTCGCCCTGGAggggcacacacagaaacacactgatgACGGGCCTCGCCCTGGAggggcacacacagaaacacactgatgACGGGCCTCGCCCTGGAggggcacacacagaaacacactgatgACGGGCCTCGCCCTGGAggggcacacacagaaacacactgatgACGGGCCTCGCCCTGGAggggcacacacagaaacacactgatgACGGGCCTCGCCCTGGAggggcacacacagaaacacactgatgACGGGCCTCGCCCTGGAggggcacacacagaaacacacgatACGACAGGCCAGCTGTCTGTGAGACCGTGCTCGCTCACACCGATCCAGTGAAGCTACGGTAGAGATGACCTGAAGCAGGGGCGGGTGGGTGGAAGACCAGTCCTTCCTGTAGCTAGCTACACCCGCACACCTGAGCCCTGCATTAGAGGTTTATGTAGAAGCAGCTAGCCTTTCATGTCGTAGGTGGTCTGGTTAATAACCGCGAGACTAGGAGTGTAGTACACCCCGTGTGCCCTAGATCAAAGGCATACagacaggcgtgtgtgtgtgtgtgtgtgtatggggggagtACCTGTAGAGAACAACCTTGTCAGCTCCAAACACCCCCACCAGCAGGTCTGAAaggagacacgcacgcacacatcagCAGTTTATAATTGCATCACAGCGGGATACTGCTGTAGCAAGCCACAGCCAGGCCTGTATGCAGAACAACCCAGAGCTGTCTGTTCCTATCCCTCTGTTTgtgccctctctgtgtcttaGCCTGGGTCTCGCTCAGTGTCCTGAGTCCATGTCTGAGTACAGTATCTGTGTACCTGGGTATCCGTTCTGATCGATGTCGGTGCCCCCGGTCATGGAGTATCCGAAGCTGGCGGGCATGTAGGAGGAGGCCCAGCGGCCCTCCAGCACCTGGGAGGCAGCGGGCTCCGGGCCCATGGAGCGCCCGCTGTGGATGTAGATCAGGCCCTGGAGCCGGGGGCCCCCGTAGGGTGCAGAGATGGCCACGTCTGAGGGGACCCGGAGGGtgcagggagtgggagggggggggggagagagagggagggagaaagggagacagaaatagagaaagagaaaaagacagacagaaaccatcagagacacatggagagagagagagagagagagagagagagagagagagagagagagagagagagtcactaTTTCCCCACTGTAGAGAGCACTtctagacaggagagagagcagagagacacatcCAGTCAGACTCCTACCGTTGTACCCATCCAGGTCCAGGTCCCCCAGGGCAGAGATGTAGCTGCCGTAGCGACCGTAGATCTCCCCCCCGGTCAACTTCctgggggggtggaaggagaagccccccctccccatgtaGACAGACACCTGGCCCACCTCCCGCAGCTTCCCGTCTGAGCCCCGCTCCATGAAGAGAGGAGCCCCCACCAACAGGTCCAgcatcctgagagagagagagagagagagagagagagagagagagagagagagagagagagagagagagagagtgagagagtgagagagtgagagagagtgagagagagagtgagagagagagagtgagagagacaaagaaagagagagtgagagagagagtgagagagtgagaggtagtgagtgtgtgagagaaagatagagagagtgggtggtggtcagggggtcaggggtcgagtGAGGATATGCTGAGGCGAGGGTCTCACCCGTCGTTGTTAATATCAGTCGCAGCTACCGAGTGACCAAAGTAAGCAGCCATCTAGAAAGGTAAAGAGGGGCAGAGGACAAAGGAGAGAGACGGGAACACTGAGAAAGAGATGTTTTATTCCTCTGAACACTGTGctattccttccttcctccatctccctcctccacccaccctcccgtcTATAGTCGATTGGCTGTCATGGCTGACCTGTGTTCCGGTGAAGTTGACCATGGACTCCATATTCTTGCCGTTGAAGATGTTCACCTGGCAACAGGAAACACCACACTGGTTATCATACTTCAAAATAGCATACTATATGTCCTTAGTTAACGACTGCACACTAAAGCTCTGTACTACACAATGGCACACTATAGCATCATACCAAAGACACATCACTTACATAGCCTCGAGCTTTGTCGCCTCGCGGAACCCCAGTGATGTAATCTGGAAGAGATAGGAAGCTGAATATACGTACTAATAACCTGCATTAAGAAtgaatgaacaaacacacaaataaacaaattTGATGTGCTTCTATTTGAATTTTCTGAATGCATGGTTCTCCTCAGATTTACCATCATCACCGTCATCATTGAAGTCCCCAACAGTTAGAGAATAACCTGCCGCAAACACAGAACAGAAGGTGTAGTGGGGGGTCAAATGGCTGAGtagttagggaatctggctattaatcagaaggttgctggtttgattcccagctgtgcaaaattacattgtgtccatgCTGCACACTAAAAGCCTATATTGGCCTACATTTCCTACATGTTAATTTAGACCTAATTTAGAGTCTTACAACTGGCTTTACATTTTAGTTTATTTTCAACTACGTCAACAATAATTGAGCATTACAATGATTTGCATTTAAAGTGTCATGCCTGTTAGATAGATGCTAGCTGGCTAGCACAGCTGGCCTCACCTAGATAGCTGTCGTCATACGAGAAGTCGGCTGCACTGGTGGTCATGGTCTTGCTGTAGGGGGTGTAGAACTGGTTGTTATATCTGGCGATGATCTCGGAGATGTCGTCTGAGATCAGCTGGCCTGTGGAGAGCAGACAcaaacgcatgcacgcacagaaacacaccctcgCGTGCAAACACGCGTACACAAACGcgtgtttgcacacacacacgcaggcagacaCAGCATGTCAGAACTTCTGGTCGATGACCAGTGTTTTCCTTTGCACATAACCAGTCAGTGCTAGACAAACTGAACAACTATGGGCACATAAGCTATTTAGGAGGGGCAGTGGACATGTGGGAAGAAGGGGAAATGTGGTTTATTATACTGTAATTGTATCTCTATAGCACTGTTGTATTGTGTAAAGTGCTCTAGCTCTTGCCCGTCAATAGACACACGCACTCTTAGTGTACTGTAGTTTTCCAGTCATTGAGGCCTATAAACAATGCTGTCGTTTAGAAAAGAGCTGCCTTAGCTGTTTGACTAACCAACAGGATGTAGAAACTATCCTTTCACACCCAAGAAAGCCActtgcagggctgccaacttctCAACCCACCCCCGAGACAATATTTcacgtgtgtttgtatgtgtgtaaccTGTTTAGTGAGCTCTGACCTTGCCAGTAGAAGCTGCctggcccccccaccaccactcggTTATTCtgtcagagaggaaagagaagccAAGTTGTTTACGTGTACGACTAGCCCAGCTGTTTACAGTCAGACCCACACAGACCAACAGCTGTGACGTTCTCCACCAGTTTCAATGAAACTGCTTGCTTATATGAACCCAACGTAACACAAACAGAGCGATGGCGTCATTCTAGGATGCGGTGCAGATTCCCAGAGGAGAtagctggtttgtgtgtgtggcggagATGTGGGGGTCTGTAGGTTGCATAGGCTCCCACCTTGACAAAGTCCACACTGAAGCCTGCCTGACAGAAGCCCTGGCCTGACGGAGACTTCAGCTCTGAAGGACAGACGGCGGAGCTTCAGACTATGCACGGGTGGGCAGGCACAGCAAGCGGGtgactggagagacaggtgaaCAGTACTTACTGGATCGACAGGGGGAATACTCCACCACCGTGGCTCCTGTCTTGAGGAAGCAGGTTCCCACCGGCTCCCGGTCGCTGAAGGCCTCCGTGCTCCACTGGTAGAGGGGGGCacacgcctggacacacacacacagtgaagctCACACACGGCACTCTGTTATCTTGACCCTGCAGACAATCTACTCTGCTCTGTCTGCGCATGAAGGCCCACTACGGCATGCACAGTGTTGTAGTGCAGTACGTCTGCATGCACAGTGTTGTAGTGCAGTACGTCTGCATGCACAGTGTTGTAGAGCAGTACGTCTGCATGCACAGTGTTGTAGAGCAGTACGTCTGCATGCACAGTGTTGTACAGCAGTACGTCTGCATGCACAGTGTTGTACAGCAGTACGTCTGCATGCACAGTGTTGTACAGCAGTACGTCTGATGACTGCAGATTTACTTCTGGCGTCGCTTCTCCTTTGAATTCTCAGCAAATGGACACATTTATTTTCTCTGGTGAAAACATTGCTTGAGATTAAGTACCGTATAGTAAGTGATTTTAggacggttgtgtgtgtgtggcaccagttgtgtgtgtgtgtgtgtgtgtgtgtgcgagggactCACCAAGATGTGTTTTCCGTCCGAGCGAACGGATGCACCGAACCACTGGTTGGACTTGAACTCCATCTGAATCCCAGTCTGGCTCTTCTTAtcatctggaggaggaggggggaagagggaggacgaGACGCTTTGGTCACACAGCATGTCACACACATAACCATTGTGGACGTCGACCACACGCACGACCATACTCTAACTTTGACTACTCTACAGGCGGGATCTCAACCCTGTGCAGCAATAAATCGTGTGATCATCTCCTAAAAAGGttataactttgacttataatGTACATTAACAACATCACGGTCTTCACAGTTCATTGATTGCATATCGAGAGTCACAAGATCTCCTGTGAGGACAAGATATTTGTGGACAACGAAAGAGGCACAGCTGTCAGATCAACTCAGAACGCTGATCAGACTGCTAATAGATGTCGCAACTTCAACAGTAAGAACATTAGTGTTCGGTTTGGAATCATGATGTGTTGCTCAAGGGGGGAAATTGACGATGTCTAAGAAGGTTGCAGTTGTTGCCTCACCTGGCCTACGCCTAGAGAGAGACATTCCTCCTGGTCAGAGCCAGGGTGTTGGGACTTGTCTTATTACACACCAAAGGAGGGGTAGGTAGTGGTGgtgaggaggctgtgtgtgtgtgtgtgtgtacatagcaACCTCCGTTATCCAGCGCAGGGAAAATCCCTGGTCAAAACCAGAGATATAAATCCAACCAGGCCTTAGGCGAGTGTTGCAACTGTGGCTTGTCGACTGATTGGGATCTTTAACAGCGTAGAGGCTCACAGATCGTGGTCAGAATTTGCCGTCACATGCAAGTGGGTGAGAGCAGGAAACCAGGACCTGACAAACTTTACATGATCACGCTTGATTGGCTGCCTGCCTTCAGACTTAGGCTGAGCCTCGGAGCTGCACCAATCCCTGCCCTCAGTTGAGGAAGAAGAACCTTCGTTGGGTTATTTTGTTTTGGTAATAAATGCCTGTGAGTGCAATAGTGTTGCCTTTGGGTTGAGTTTGCTTACTCATTGAAATGTTGAAATCCCGGGTTGTACCCAGTGGTTGCCACAGCATGTGTCATGTTTTCACCCTTCCTAAAATCACTGACCACACAGTACTTTACCTCAAGCAATGTTTTCACCAGAGAAAACAAATGTGTCCATTTGCTGAGAATTCAAAGGAGAAGCTTCCCTCTATATAAAGTAAACCTGTTGTCATCCGACGTACTGCTGTGCAACACTGTGCATGCAGTAGTGGTTGTTGTAGGCCTGCATGCGcagacagagcagagcacaTTGCCTGCAGGGTCAAGATAATAGAGTGCTACCTCACCAGAACATGATGGAGATAGGTCATTAAACCCCAGAGAACACAGTCGGCACCTCAGCATTGCGCCCTCAGCTCCCATTGCGCCCTCAGTAACACTGAGGGCGCAATGGGagccagatggctgagcggtgagggagtcgggctagtaatctgaaggttgccagttcgattcccggccgtgtcaattgacgttgtgtccttggggaaggcacttcaccctacttgcctcagggggaatgtccctgtacttactgtaagtcgctctggataagagtgtctgctaaatgactaaatgtaaatgtaatacgtgttgtattacatttacatttacatttagtcatttaggggagggagggagttagggagggagggagggaatagaaagggagggatggaaagaggagaGCAAATGTAGAAAACAAGAGAACAATAGACCTCTGTAACCCTTGTCATCATACCACACCACCCCAGTCTCTCTGTATCCCACAGCCCCTCCTCATGTCTGGTCAGAGGACTCAGAGTGCCGTCATGACTGGGCATCATGGAGGCAGCAAAGCCAAGATGGCTGAGGTCAGGAGGGAGTAACAGAAAAATTACTtgagcactaacacacacacacacacatacataaacactgaaacacacacactctaattcCAGTACTGGACTGTGTCACCCTCTAATCCAGCCTGCCTTCCTGGTTAGCAAGTCAGCCACCACAAAGAGAGTCATTGTGACTGTTAAACATGTACCATACAACAGACCAAAGGAACATGCCCCACCGGACAACAATTCAATGCGGGTCAAAAGTTAAAACATGCTGTTTACTTTATGTACAGTCCTGTGATGTCGGGTTCAACTCCAAACACGTATGAACTGTGACAGCATGAGAACGAGGCTCTGAAGTAGTCTGGTGTTTTCACACAACTGAGAGTCCTACACAAGCCTGTACTTAGCTCAGCAGTCAGTCAAACAGCACTTCCCACAAGCTGTTACCCAACCAAACAAGCTATGGTTAAACAACAGGCCTCGGCCCTCTTTTGTCTTGTCTGAGTTCTGATATCCCCCTTAGAATGACAATGCtgcttctttctctcccagcctctgggCCTCTCTGCCTGAGCTAATAGGAGTGCAGAGGGCTGTCACAACAAGCACAACACAACTGAACTGCTCCACACTTCAGATTCATATGAGACTAAATCAAATAAGAAGTCTATGTGGCCTACTACATAATGGATCAGCATCCGGctggaatgaatgaatgaatgaatgatggagtgagtgagtgttcaGCAGCCTTTCTCAGAATGTCAaatctcttcctcctgctgcaTTCCTGAGCCCAGAAACGACAAGTCACCACATGCATGACTGACACACTCGACCTATTCCAAATCAATTCCCAAAAAACTTCTACTGGATAATGCTTTTAGTTCAACACAAACTCCAGCATCATCCCTTACTGTCATTGTTGGCTTCTGTATCATTACCTGTCGCTACTCATGTTCTAGAGTGTAAGGTGTGACCTTACTTATCATTGTTCTAGAACTTCCTTCCTTAGCTTGTGGCCCGACTCACCAGCGTTTAGGAGATTGAAACATTTGTACTCTACTCACCAGTGTTGTCGAACGATACTTCCTGGCAGGCACCAGAGCTCATCCAGGGGCAGCTGTACaccgctcctctctccaccacgGAGGAGGCTCCTGATGTGTTCGCCCTGGGAGCTCCCACTATCACGTTAGACCTGGGGACAACACACAGCAGCTGAAACGAAACACACTAAACAGCCCTGCATGCAGGTCTATGGCATCGCATGCACTCATTATACACAATAAGAATAAAGTTGGGAAACTTGCACAAACACTTTCAATTGAATGTTTACTTTGGAATTGGATTCATAGTTATGTATTGAAGTATTAATGCGACACATTTTCGATTCATTGAGAATTTACACAGATACAGTACAAACTTACTGCTTGTCATCTGGCCTGAAAAAATCAACAGAAAATCCAAAATAGCTCCTTTCTGGTCCAGAATAGACAGAAGGGTTATCAGCGTCCAGATTAAATGAAACGGAGTACTTCAAACACACCAACGTCAGAACCACCGACAAACGATAACATTTCGATGCTCTCTTCATTCTGTCCGTGTACTGTGACGAGTACAGGGGCGAGTGTGACTCCAAATCTGTCTTTCCACCTACTTTAACTGCAACAAAACTGCCTGAAGTAGGCTATAAGAATGCACAGCTTTTACACTGCATGCCCTAAACCAGCCAGTAAATGTATAACAGCAGCTACACCGTAGTTTTGTGTAATTTCCCGCGGTCAGAAGAAAAGTCCAGTTCAAGCGCGTGTATTCAATTGGGTTAATCGCATTAAAAATTCTGAAACATTGAACTAGAGTCTGCGGGGGTGTAGCGTTGCGCTTGCGTCGCAGGCGCTCCCACTGCAAAAAACATCTGAAATTTTAAATCAGGTAGGCTTAAGGAAACAAACTTCGGTCACAGTAGAGCAGCTTGAAGGGTCCTGATGTCTCGAATGTTCACTGGCATGTCTGTACGCCTACTAAGAATAATAATCGTTAAATGGCATATTTTTACAGATTTTACAGATTTGCGACCTTGAAAGAGAGTGAATATGTAGTTTACGTAGTGCCAAAAGTGAATCAAACAATTTACTCTGAAGTTTGTGTTGAGGGTTAATGAAGTGTGCTATCTGTCGATAATGTGTGGCTTGAGTCCCTAGGCACGCCAGCCATGCCTGTGTTTAGCCTATCATGTTATAATAAATGACTGAACAGGTTACTGCAAAGTAAAAACATAAAACCAGTTTATATCAAATATTTAAGAAAAATTGGTATGAGGAGGGTTTTAGCGTTTTAGGACATTTGTGAATTGGACTTGTTCTAGCAGAGGTTGTCATTTGTCGCCCTTCTCTGGTAGGGAAAGGAATAGCAACATCATGTGGGGTAATAGTACATCATGTTTCCATACCTTTCCTACCTTTCACCTTCTGAAGAGTTTAACCTGTGACAGacctatttaaacagaaccTGTAACATGGATGATTATCATACTGTGCCCATTCAAACCAAAAACCTGTCAAGCAC
Protein-coding regions in this window:
- the LOC136963316 gene encoding integrin alpha-V-like, which encodes MKRASKCYRLSVVLTLVCLKYSVSFNLDADNPSVYSGPERSYFGFSVDFFRPDDKQSNVIVGAPRANTSGASSVVERGAVYSCPWMSSGACQEVSFDNTDDKKSQTGIQMEFKSNQWFGASVRSDGKHILACAPLYQWSTEAFSDREPVGTCFLKTGATVVEYSPCRSKLKSPSGQGFCQAGFSVDFVKNNRVVVGGPGSFYWQGQLISDDISEIIARYNNQFYTPYSKTMTTSAADFSYDDSYLGYSLTVGDFNDDGDDDYITGVPRGDKARGYVNIFNGKNMESMVNFTGTQMAAYFGHSVAATDINNDGMLDLLVGAPLFMERGSDGKLREVGQVSVYMGRGGFSFHPPRKLTGGEIYGRYGSYISALGDLDLDGYNDVAISAPYGGPRLQGLIYIHSGRSMGPEPAASQVLEGRWASSYMPASFGYSMTGGTDIDQNGYPDLLVGVFGADKVVLYRARPVISVNATLDISPLVLNPEDRSCILPDTKTPVSCFKVKYCLEANGKGAPASLKFQVDLVLDRNKHKGAIKRVLFLQSRTSQFSTNMTIANKKGLTCGEQEAFLRDDSEFRDKITPIAVFMEYSLDYQQAADSTGLLPILDQTASSNLMKQAHILLDCGEDNICKPDLKLSIQSDTKQIYIGSDNPLKLEVTAENGGEGAYEAELHVTLPPQADFTGVDRNSQTLSRLSCAYKKENQTRLVVCDLGNPMKGGAKVVAGLSFSVHQLSEQDTSVKFDLQIVSSNQFSSSSTVVSSVIQLAVLARVEIRGVSAPDQVFLPIANWQPRDPPEVGGDIGPQILQVYELRNNGPSTFSKAALEIDWPYSFNNGSLLYITELEMDGPITCSTDFDINPLNVINPISEETNVTTGTSGDRTDGRSRNRREVEPKPPVDALETLDCTTVQCQKITCEVGRVEKGQNAILFIHSRLAAATFLKMGSQNHSYTVRSLASFSVTEMPYKNLASDLPSNSTKVEVSVIWVQTNVSQSVPGWVVALAVLSGLLLLALLIFIMYKLGFFKRVRPPQEDDNADKEQLQPQDNGDTNPDS